In Miscanthus floridulus cultivar M001 unplaced genomic scaffold, ASM1932011v1 os_2685_1_2, whole genome shotgun sequence, one DNA window encodes the following:
- the LOC136535312 gene encoding uncharacterized protein, which produces MEESCNNLASAEMVEKLSLSTISHPQPYYIQWLNNSGKVEVDHGSLIKDSLHFGKTNQYSFVHNDKKIVLHPMSLEAILRDELARASKLKNQAIASENHIVANELEKHKKKSSKSVHHNKNEIKLKGSCYFAMKSDLDEIDTCNTICYALVCKETLFSLEDTPISLPPTVTNLLQEYADVFPKEVPPGLPPIQGIEHQIDLIPGASLPNRAPYRTNPEETKEIQRQVQELLDKGYEAHEEDS; this is translated from the exons atggaggaaagctgcaacaacttggcaagtgctgAAATGGTGGAGAAGCTTTCATTGAGCACAATATCACACCCGCAGCCTTACTACATTCAGTGGCTTAACAACAGCGGCAAGGTGGAG GTAGACCATGGTAGTTTGATAAAAGATTCCTtgcactttggtaaaacaaatcaatACTCTTTTGTGCATAATGACAAGAAGATTGTGTTGCACCCCATGTCCCTTGAGGCTATTCTAAGAGATGAACTTGCTAGAGCTAGCAAACTTAAGAATCAAGCTATTGCTAGTGAAAATCATATTGTCGCTAATGAACTTGAGAAACATAAGAAGAAGTCTAGCAAATCTGttcatcataataaaaatgagatcaagctaaaaggctcttgttactttgccatgaaatctgatttggatgagattgatACTTGCAATACTATATGCTATGCTttggtttgcaaagaaactttgtTTTCACTTGAGGATACTCCTATTTCTTTGCCTcctactgtcactaaccttttgcaggagtacgcCGATGTTTTCCCAAAGGAGGTACCACCGGGACTACCACCAATTCAGGGAATTGAGCACCAGATTGACCTCATTCCTGGGGCATCCTTGCCAAATCGTGCTCCTTATAGGACCAACCCAGAGGAAACTAAAGAGATACAGCGCCAAGTGCAAGAATTGcttg